Proteins encoded together in one Streptomyces umbrinus window:
- a CDS encoding IS1182 family transposase codes for MTRDVARAAFPKGCLAMRIRDSLGPLFADEEFKEAFGVRGRPGVSPGQLALVSILQFAENLTDRQAAHAVRARIDVKYLLGLELTDPGFDHTVLTGFRDRLLAHRLEEKILDLLLERLTGMGLVASGGRQRTDSTHVLAAVRSLNRLEFVGETLRAALEALAAAAPDWMRTSMDPAWQERYGARVDAYRLPTEEQERRELARQIAADGYRLLEAVFTPKAPTWLRQVPAVTVLRTVWVQQFTRAVADGEEEVAWRGKDDLPPSRVLIASPYDPDARYAKKRGSAWVGYKIHVSESCDDPKQSQRPHLITHVVTTDATVNDAMVVDEVHDRLTSRGLLPAEHLLDAGYTSAELLLTAPVSRGVTVTGPVRSNNTRQAARGGGFGKTAFAINWQARQAVCPTGATSRYWTEGVDNNGRDAIRIRFATATCAPCPARDQCTRSTQYGRQLTVRPQDQDAVLERVRAEQSTDEWKQRYAARAGVEGTIHQAVATAGVRRTRYVGLAKTHLAHVLTATAVNLIRLDAWWNEIPLARTLTSRLAALDLAA; via the coding sequence GTGACGCGGGACGTGGCGCGTGCTGCCTTCCCCAAGGGCTGTCTGGCGATGAGGATCCGTGACAGCCTCGGCCCGCTGTTCGCGGACGAGGAGTTCAAGGAGGCTTTCGGGGTCCGAGGGCGCCCTGGCGTCTCGCCTGGCCAGCTGGCGCTGGTCAGCATCCTGCAGTTCGCCGAGAACCTGACCGATCGCCAGGCAGCACACGCGGTACGGGCCAGGATCGACGTGAAGTACCTGCTGGGTCTGGAGTTGACCGATCCCGGCTTCGACCACACCGTGCTGACCGGATTCCGGGACCGGCTACTCGCGCACCGTCTTGAGGAGAAGATCCTGGACCTGCTGCTGGAGCGGCTCACCGGGATGGGACTGGTCGCCTCCGGCGGACGGCAGCGCACCGACTCGACACACGTCCTGGCCGCAGTGCGGTCCCTCAACCGCCTGGAGTTTGTCGGGGAGACACTGCGGGCCGCGCTGGAAGCACTCGCCGCCGCGGCGCCGGACTGGATGCGCACGTCGATGGACCCCGCCTGGCAGGAACGGTACGGAGCCAGGGTCGATGCCTACCGGTTGCCGACGGAGGAGCAGGAGCGGCGTGAACTCGCCCGGCAGATCGCCGCCGACGGTTACCGCCTGCTCGAAGCCGTCTTCACGCCGAAGGCGCCGACATGGCTGCGTCAGGTGCCCGCCGTGACAGTCCTGCGCACCGTGTGGGTGCAGCAGTTCACCCGCGCTGTCGCCGACGGTGAAGAGGAGGTGGCCTGGCGGGGGAAGGACGATCTCCCGCCGAGCAGAGTGCTGATCGCCTCGCCCTATGACCCCGATGCCCGGTACGCGAAGAAACGCGGATCCGCCTGGGTCGGCTACAAGATCCACGTCAGCGAGAGCTGTGACGACCCCAAACAGTCACAGCGCCCGCACCTGATCACCCACGTCGTCACGACCGACGCCACGGTCAACGACGCGATGGTCGTCGATGAAGTCCACGACCGTCTCACCAGTAGGGGTCTCCTGCCGGCGGAGCACCTGCTGGATGCCGGGTACACCTCCGCCGAGCTGCTGCTGACCGCACCGGTCTCCCGTGGTGTCACCGTCACTGGGCCGGTGCGGTCGAACAACACCCGGCAGGCGGCCCGGGGCGGCGGCTTCGGCAAGACCGCCTTCGCCATCAACTGGCAGGCCAGGCAAGCCGTCTGCCCGACCGGTGCCACGAGCAGGTACTGGACAGAAGGCGTGGACAACAACGGCCGGGATGCGATCCGCATCCGCTTCGCGACCGCCACCTGCGCACCCTGCCCCGCACGTGATCAGTGCACCCGCTCCACCCAGTACGGACGGCAGTTGACCGTCCGCCCACAGGACCAGGACGCGGTGCTCGAACGCGTTCGCGCCGAGCAGTCCACGGACGAGTGGAAGCAACGCTACGCAGCCCGAGCAGGGGTGGAAGGCACCATCCACCAGGCCGTCGCGACTGCCGGAGTCCGCCGGACCCGCTACGTGGGCTTGGCCAAGACTCACCTCGCGCACGTGCTCACAGCTACTGCTGTCAACCTGATCCGCCTCGATGCCTGGTGGAACGAAATCCCACTCGCTCGCACCCTTACTTCGCGACTGGCAGCCCTCGACCTCGCAGCATGA
- a CDS encoding SCO1860 family LAETG-anchored protein, with protein sequence MPARPAALLSVSALAIGGALSVGPAYAVPADEHSGSAGKATAVAARADLGISVEGVGDVAVKEALSDLSAPGDAQQTLLTAEVNGANKGQPTTLVKAKVAHSSVAADAHRSVGDVKLVGLRAYAPGLPDNPLVSADLLKATASCETGKKPTAKAALADNVTVLGKPIPVNGPGDQHVEVPGVGTVDLVLENATTTDSTGAATALRLKYTVTPAKLGVVKASGEIVLAEATCAMPGASGADHDGSDGNGSHGDGSGSGVAEGGSSDGQSSAESAGSKSAENAENAVAAGNQPNTQTGDDGLNLAETGGNSATPVIAGAGGALILGGAAAVYLMRRRRTTQNN encoded by the coding sequence ATGCCCGCACGCCCAGCCGCTCTCCTGAGCGTCTCGGCTCTGGCGATCGGCGGCGCACTGTCCGTCGGCCCGGCCTATGCCGTACCCGCGGACGAACACTCCGGCTCCGCCGGCAAGGCGACCGCCGTCGCGGCGCGCGCCGACCTCGGCATCTCCGTGGAGGGCGTCGGCGACGTTGCGGTGAAAGAGGCACTCAGCGACCTGAGCGCGCCCGGGGACGCGCAGCAGACGCTGCTCACCGCCGAGGTGAACGGTGCGAACAAGGGGCAGCCCACAACGCTGGTCAAGGCCAAGGTCGCGCATTCCAGCGTCGCAGCGGACGCGCACCGGTCGGTGGGCGACGTCAAGCTCGTCGGCCTACGAGCCTACGCACCCGGCCTGCCCGACAACCCGCTGGTGAGCGCTGACCTTCTGAAGGCCACGGCCTCCTGCGAGACGGGCAAGAAGCCGACCGCGAAGGCCGCGCTGGCGGACAACGTGACCGTCCTGGGCAAGCCGATCCCTGTCAACGGGCCCGGTGACCAGCACGTCGAGGTGCCGGGCGTCGGCACCGTTGACCTCGTCCTGGAGAACGCGACCACGACGGACAGCACCGGGGCCGCCACCGCGCTTCGGCTGAAGTACACAGTGACCCCAGCCAAGCTGGGCGTGGTGAAGGCATCCGGGGAGATCGTGCTCGCCGAGGCCACCTGCGCGATGCCGGGCGCCTCCGGCGCCGACCATGATGGTTCGGACGGTAACGGTTCGCACGGTGACGGATCCGGCAGCGGCGTGGCCGAAGGCGGCTCGTCCGACGGCCAGTCCTCCGCCGAGTCCGCCGGCTCGAAGAGTGCCGAGAACGCCGAGAACGCTGTCGCCGCGGGCAATCAGCCCAACACCCAGACCGGCGACGACGGCTTGAACCTGGCTGAGACCGGCGGCAACTCCGCCACACCCGTCATCGCCGGCGCGGGCGGGGCGCTCATCCTCGGTGGCGCCGCGGCCGTGTACCTGATGCGTCGACGCCGCACCACTCAGAACAACTGA
- a CDS encoding DNA-binding protein: MPSSLPTSLAVSDAITHYRQLRELTIDELAYVLRMLDHPISADALAEMEGCARPVTVDDLVAIAYALDATPAVLLSHIPIDMPEPEGPLATGLPSDVDQTELRAWLEGKTTLDRESRVGWWKERVARLKVRSAHHEEQLQGAYAELRGLGDLALQEADAPPVQRLQWRIQDGEHALNQSEVALALTEHRLGNLQEDA; the protein is encoded by the coding sequence ATGCCGTCGTCCCTTCCCACGTCCCTTGCTGTGTCCGACGCCATCACCCACTACCGCCAGCTGCGCGAGCTGACCATCGACGAGCTGGCCTATGTGCTCCGGATGCTCGATCACCCGATCTCGGCCGACGCCCTTGCGGAGATGGAGGGATGCGCTCGCCCCGTGACCGTCGACGACCTCGTCGCGATCGCCTACGCGCTCGACGCGACCCCCGCGGTGCTGCTGTCGCACATCCCCATCGACATGCCGGAACCCGAGGGGCCCCTCGCCACCGGGCTCCCGAGCGACGTCGACCAGACCGAACTCCGTGCCTGGCTCGAAGGGAAGACCACGCTCGACCGCGAGTCGCGGGTGGGCTGGTGGAAAGAGCGGGTCGCCCGCCTCAAGGTCCGGTCGGCACACCACGAAGAACAGCTGCAGGGTGCGTACGCGGAGCTGCGCGGGCTCGGTGACCTGGCGCTCCAGGAAGCAGACGCCCCGCCGGTGCAGCGTCTTCAGTGGCGCATTCAGGACGGCGAACACGCGCTCAACCAGTCCGAGGTCGCGCTGGCGCTGACTGAGCATCGACTCGGCAACCTCCAAGAAGACGCCTGA
- a CDS encoding IS3 family transposase: MNQLGNRVIDGFYNSRRIQKRLGYLSPVEFEEKHYADQATATRSTTVHAERR, translated from the coding sequence ATGAATCAATTAGGCAACAGGGTCATCGACGGCTTCTACAACTCCCGGCGCATCCAGAAACGGCTCGGCTACCTCAGCCCGGTCGAGTTCGAGGAGAAGCACTACGCCGACCAGGCAACAGCGACGCGGTCGACCACTGTCCATGCAGAACGGCGTTAG
- a CDS encoding IS3 family transposase: MGNRVIDGFYNSRRIQKRLGYLSPVEFEEKHYADQATTERTNLKSRQPALTS, translated from the coding sequence TTGGGCAACAGGGTCATCGACGGCTTCTACAACTCCCGGCGCATCCAGAAACGGCTCGGCTACCTCAGCCCGGTCGAGTTCGAGGAGAAGCACTACGCCGACCAGGCAACGACCGAACGAACGAACCTGAAATCCCGTCAACCCGCCCTGACCAGCTGA
- a CDS encoding sensor domain-containing diguanylate cyclase: protein MLAAAVSAGAAAALFIPAVAGVPAAYGLAVLSLLGRARAAAGRVRLRLVLFAGSAAAGGLHHLVVGHLSSSRGESAGGVHFVLQLLAVAGIVLSLVVAVAGLVLAVAARGTTLIWLRRVLDGWVIAGSLLTLGWVLLLHRADRSGDAFGSLQDLARVVTDIVVFGLLVALRFALKRHERTSTTVGALALVALSAGDMLRILMPAPGTWYGIPCAAACSITGLFLIAVTPWLPGGTSVVDVGQHLMPVVAVVAAFVPVAVCALALAAHTMVGGHTDMTLMVLAGSLLVALGIRQGIIHADHLHITREATTREALYRTLVDGTRDVITIVSPDGRVRFVSPAAHHVFGYQPEDLIGARLPLHCHPDDVTPLMQAVEALQQEAASGIRGPGRRVSCRVRHADGRWRHVESTVSHHTEGMIFSSRDVTERLALQEQLEHLAFHDALTGLPNRALFADRVAHALRKRTTRTAPPTVLFVDLDGFKAVNDSAGHAVGDALLVHAARRLQASVRAEDTVARLGGDEFAALLEGEAGTHPSRARDVAERILSALAQPYEIAGKEALVSASIGMTVALPGVTPDELLHQADKAMYEAKRAGKARIRMHTPQPHQNRHSPSPEAQRAAIPLQESDEPAAQDPPSAHQDDRSTPHRVETGASTQRTP, encoded by the coding sequence GTGCTTGCCGCCGCAGTGAGTGCGGGCGCGGCAGCGGCGCTGTTCATCCCGGCCGTTGCGGGAGTGCCGGCTGCGTATGGTCTGGCCGTCCTGTCCCTGCTTGGGCGTGCCAGGGCGGCCGCCGGACGGGTGCGTCTTCGCCTCGTACTCTTTGCGGGTTCTGCGGCAGCGGGTGGCCTTCACCATCTCGTGGTCGGTCACCTTTCTTCCTCTCGAGGGGAGTCCGCTGGTGGCGTCCACTTCGTCCTCCAGCTGCTGGCGGTCGCCGGAATCGTCTTGTCTCTGGTGGTGGCGGTCGCCGGACTGGTGCTCGCAGTTGCAGCCCGCGGCACGACGCTGATCTGGCTGCGGCGAGTCCTGGACGGATGGGTGATCGCCGGCTCCCTGCTCACTCTGGGCTGGGTGCTGCTGCTGCATCGCGCCGACCGAAGCGGCGATGCGTTCGGTTCTTTGCAGGATCTGGCACGCGTGGTGACGGACATCGTGGTCTTCGGACTTCTGGTGGCACTGCGTTTCGCACTGAAGCGTCATGAGCGCACATCGACAACGGTGGGTGCCCTGGCCCTCGTCGCTTTGTCTGCAGGCGACATGCTGCGCATCCTCATGCCGGCCCCCGGCACCTGGTACGGCATTCCTTGCGCGGCGGCCTGCTCGATCACTGGTCTGTTCCTCATCGCCGTGACTCCATGGCTGCCCGGAGGCACCAGCGTCGTGGACGTCGGCCAGCACCTCATGCCCGTCGTCGCAGTCGTGGCCGCTTTCGTGCCCGTGGCCGTCTGCGCCCTGGCCCTGGCAGCCCACACCATGGTCGGCGGCCACACTGACATGACCCTCATGGTCCTGGCAGGCTCGCTGCTTGTCGCGCTTGGTATCCGGCAAGGCATCATCCACGCCGATCACCTTCATATCACCCGCGAAGCCACCACCCGGGAGGCGCTTTACCGCACCCTGGTCGACGGCACTCGCGACGTGATCACCATCGTCAGCCCGGACGGCCGCGTCCGCTTCGTCAGTCCTGCCGCCCACCACGTCTTCGGCTACCAGCCCGAAGACCTGATCGGCGCCCGCCTGCCCCTGCACTGCCACCCCGACGACGTGACGCCGCTGATGCAAGCAGTCGAGGCGCTGCAGCAGGAAGCCGCATCAGGTATCCGAGGCCCGGGCCGCCGCGTGTCCTGCCGGGTCCGCCACGCCGACGGACGTTGGCGTCACGTCGAATCGACAGTCAGCCACCACACCGAGGGAATGATCTTCAGCAGTCGCGATGTGACCGAACGGCTCGCCCTGCAGGAACAACTCGAGCACCTGGCCTTCCACGACGCGCTCACCGGACTGCCCAACCGGGCCCTCTTCGCCGACCGAGTCGCGCACGCCCTGCGGAAACGGACCACTCGCACAGCCCCACCCACAGTGCTCTTCGTGGATCTGGACGGCTTCAAGGCCGTCAACGACTCGGCCGGACACGCGGTCGGCGACGCTCTCCTGGTCCACGCCGCTCGTCGGCTCCAGGCATCCGTACGGGCCGAAGACACCGTAGCCCGCCTCGGCGGTGACGAGTTCGCCGCCCTTTTGGAGGGAGAGGCCGGGACACACCCCTCCCGTGCCAGAGACGTCGCCGAGCGAATCCTGTCCGCCCTGGCACAACCCTACGAGATCGCCGGCAAGGAGGCGCTCGTCTCGGCCTCCATCGGCATGACAGTAGCCCTCCCCGGCGTCACACCGGACGAACTCCTCCACCAAGCCGACAAAGCCATGTACGAGGCCAAAAGAGCAGGCAAAGCACGCATCCGTATGCACACCCCCCAACCCCACCAAAACCGCCACAGTCCATCACCCGAGGCCCAACGGGCGGCCATTCCCCTCCAGGAGTCAGACGAACCGGCCGCGCAAGACCCGCCATCAGCCCATCAAGACGACCGCAGCACCCCCCATCGCGTGGAGACCGGGGCTTCCACACAACGAACACCATGA
- a CDS encoding IS4 family transposase: MGGARDGAVVSGERLTDRVGIGVLTRLVDRDLVDEVLAETGRAEKRSRLLPARVVVYYVMALCLFFGDSYEEVIRLLVSGLRFLGTWRKEWKVPTSSAISQARRRLGSEPLKLLFERVALPCAQRGTQGAWLGRWRLMAIDGFVLDIPDTPANEAKFGRSGGTRNPAPFPQVKIVGLGECGTHAIVAARLGPWRTDEGTLARDLVADFEPGMLVTADRGFYAYRLWEAAAATGADLLWRMPDGPQLPVVRPLKDGSYESFLLDPKVRGRRATQRHRGSARIEEPSGIPVRVVEYEVTNREGKGEIFCLITTIMDPDGANAAELAAAYAERWEFESGLDEVKTHQRGRGGVLRSKSPDMIEQEIWALLLTHYAVRHLMCEAADQADIDPDRLSFIRSLRVIRRQITDQAGFSPSPSQKRS, encoded by the coding sequence ATGGGTGGGGCTCGAGATGGTGCGGTGGTCTCCGGCGAACGGCTGACTGACCGGGTGGGTATCGGGGTTCTGACACGTCTGGTGGACCGTGACCTGGTCGACGAGGTGCTCGCCGAGACGGGACGGGCCGAGAAGCGATCCCGTCTGCTGCCTGCGCGTGTGGTCGTCTATTACGTCATGGCTCTGTGCTTGTTCTTCGGCGATTCTTACGAGGAGGTGATCCGTCTCCTCGTCAGCGGCCTGCGTTTTCTGGGGACATGGCGGAAGGAATGGAAGGTTCCTACCTCCAGTGCGATTTCTCAGGCACGTCGGCGTCTCGGGTCGGAACCTTTGAAGCTGCTGTTCGAGCGGGTGGCGCTGCCGTGTGCCCAGCGGGGCACGCAGGGGGCGTGGCTGGGCCGGTGGCGGCTAATGGCCATCGATGGTTTCGTGCTGGATATTCCCGATACTCCTGCGAATGAGGCGAAGTTCGGACGTTCCGGTGGGACACGGAATCCCGCCCCGTTTCCGCAGGTGAAGATCGTGGGGTTGGGTGAATGCGGCACGCATGCCATCGTGGCCGCCCGGCTGGGCCCGTGGCGGACGGACGAAGGCACTCTTGCCCGGGATCTGGTCGCTGATTTCGAGCCCGGCATGCTGGTCACCGCTGACCGGGGATTTTACGCGTACCGGCTGTGGGAGGCGGCCGCCGCCACGGGAGCGGACCTGTTGTGGCGGATGCCTGATGGCCCTCAATTGCCGGTGGTCCGGCCGCTGAAGGACGGGTCGTATGAGTCCTTTCTGCTCGACCCGAAGGTTCGGGGCCGGCGCGCGACTCAGCGACACCGTGGTTCGGCGCGAATCGAGGAACCGTCCGGGATCCCGGTCCGGGTTGTCGAGTACGAAGTGACCAACCGTGAGGGCAAGGGAGAGATCTTCTGCCTGATCACCACGATCATGGATCCGGATGGAGCCAATGCTGCTGAGCTTGCGGCTGCTTACGCCGAACGCTGGGAATTTGAATCCGGCCTCGACGAGGTCAAGACCCATCAGCGTGGCCGCGGTGGTGTTCTGCGCTCCAAGTCTCCGGACATGATCGAGCAGGAGATCTGGGCGCTGCTGCTGACCCATTATGCGGTCCGACACCTGATGTGCGAGGCGGCTGACCAAGCTGACATCGACCCTGACAGGCTGTCCTTCATCAGATCACTTCGTGTCATACGCCGTCAGATCACTGACCAGGCGGGCTTTTCCCCCTCGCCGTCTCAGAAACGCTCTTGA
- a CDS encoding helix-turn-helix transcriptional regulator: MRKETAELTESQYSAARIRATWGGTGSVTDASKALGFSRATGYALVRRGEFPCRVLKVGRSTRVVTASLLRVLDSGEPEYNAAHAERHATS, translated from the coding sequence TTGCGCAAAGAAACTGCCGAGTTGACGGAATCACAGTACAGTGCCGCACGCATTCGAGCTACATGGGGCGGAACGGGTAGCGTCACGGACGCATCGAAGGCGTTGGGCTTCTCGCGGGCGACGGGCTATGCACTGGTTCGTCGGGGCGAGTTCCCGTGCAGGGTCCTCAAGGTTGGCCGCTCGACTCGCGTCGTCACCGCGTCCTTGCTGCGCGTGCTTGATAGTGGAGAGCCGGAGTACAACGCTGCCCACGCCGAACGCCACGCGACGTCGTAG